Proteins co-encoded in one Balearica regulorum gibbericeps isolate bBalReg1 chromosome 16, bBalReg1.pri, whole genome shotgun sequence genomic window:
- the ZNF512B gene encoding zinc finger protein 512B isoform X6 gives MADSYACKGGRKTAGSNKPAASKESRTETRINPPAELPKLGNATSDKTEGRKKGRPKAENQALKDIPLPLMNQWKDEFKAHSRVKCPNSGCWLEFPSIYGLKYHYQRCQGGAISEKLTYSCSYCEAAFTSKTQLEKHRLWNHLDRPVPTSKAENKVPKAIGKSSGKKRAAESSACPTIHPKQAKTEKAVAQDHAENGECLAESRESKEFQIAAAEAMAAATPTAKSSSGKDAAQQGGSQASLQEEDPERMKHKSGRKQKTPKKFTGEQPSISGTFGLKGLVKAEDKAKAHRAKKLEGNTNTEELKKKPPGAGVKKETAVHLPAANPEDQWQREISEKGEVSCPTCSVITRKTIVGLKKHMDVCQKLQDALKCQHCKKQFKSKAGLNYHTMAEHVSKPVPVETTGLGEQEERERLRKVLKQMGKLKCPNEGCVANFSSLMGYQYHQKRCGKQLAEADKPVFSCPHCGKKYKSKAGHDYHVRSEHTASPPEEPEVKPEPGPIEDFERTPSGRIRRTSAQVAVFHLQEIAEDELAKDWTKRRMKDDLVPETKRLNYTRPGLPKLNPRLLENWKNEVKEKGHINCPNNCCEAIYSSVSGLKAHLANCNKGDHLVGKYRCLLCQKEFSSESGVKYHIIKAHSENWFRTSAEANRKKKSREQLSSNKEEKKKSTSGKKRGRKPKERPPETSPKGRESVAAKTNHKKTLEHWEGSRGSPDEDERVPKPPSQRKGGASKMPEK, from the exons ATGGCGGATTCCTATGCCTGTAAAGGTGGAAGGAAAACTGCAGGCTCTAACAAACCCGCTGCCAGCAAGGAAAGCAGGACGGAGACGAGGATAAACCCGCCGGCAGAGCTGCCAAAGCTTG GAAATGCAACCAGTGACAAAACCgaaggcaggaagaaaggaCGACCCAAGGCTGAGAACCAGGCACTGAAAGACATCCCT CTCCCCCTGATGAACCAGTGGAAGGATGAATTCAAAGCCCACTCCAGGGTGAAATGTCCCAATTCAGGCTGCTGGCTGGAGTTCCCCAGCATTTATGGCTTGAAGTACCACTATCAGCGCTGCCAAGGG GGTGCGATCTCAGAGAAGCTGACCTATTCGTGCTCGTACTGCGAAGCTGCCTTCACCTCCAAAACCCAGCTAGAAAAGCATCGGCTCTGGAATCACTTGGACCGGCCAGTGCCAaccagcaaagcagaaaacaaagtgcCGAAGGCCATTGGGAAGAGCAGTGGCAAGAAAAG AGCTGCTGAGAGTTCAGCTTGCCCCACCATCCATCCCAAACAGGCAAAGACGGAAAAAGCCGTGGCCCAGGACCATGCCGAGAATGGCGAGTGCCTGGCGGAGAGCCGGGAGAGCAAGGAGTTTCAGATCGCAGCAGCTGAGGCAATGGCAGCTGCCACTCCCACGGCGAAGTCCTCGAGCGGCAAGGATGCTGCgcagcagggaggcagccaGGCCTCGCTGCAGGAGGAAGACCCTGAGAGGATGAAGCACA AGtcaggaaggaaacagaaaactcCTAAGAAATTTACGGGGGAGCAGCCGTCCATCTCGGGGACATTTGGACTGAAAG GTCTCGTCAAAGCAGAGGACAAGGCGAAAGCCCATCGAGCCAAGAAGCTGGAGGGGAACACCAACACGGAGGAGCTGAAAAAGAAACCTCCAGGAGCTGGTGTGAAGAAGGAAACCGCTGTGCATCTACCGGCAG CAAACCCCGAGGACCAGTGGCAGCGGGAGATCAGCGAGAAGGGAGAAGTGTCCTGTCCAACCTGCAGTGTTATAACCAGGAAAACTATTGTGGGGCTCAAAAAGCACATGGACGTCTGCCAGAAA CTGCAGGATGCCTTGAAGTGTCAGCACTGCAAAAAACAGTTCAAGTCCAAAGCTGGGCTGAATTACCACACTATGGCTGAACACGTCAGCAAG CCTGTTCCTGTGGAAACCACTGGACTTGGTGAACAGGAAGAACGGGAAAGGCTGAGGAAAGTGCTAAAGCAGATGGGAAAACTGAAATGCCCCAATGAG GGCTGCGTGGCCAACTTCTCCAGCCTGATGGGCTACCAGTACCACCAGAAGCGGTGTGGGAAGCAGCTCGCCGAGGCTGACAAGCCTGTCTTCAGCTGTCCACACTGCGGCAAGAAGTACAAATCCAAGGCTGGCCACGACTACCATGTGCGGTCAGAACACACGGCTTCG CCTCCAGAGGAGCCAGAGGTGAAGCCAGAGCCTGGCCCCATAGAAGATTTTGAGAGGACCCCGAGCGGCCGCATCCGTCGGACGTCGGCCCAAGTAGCCGTCTTCCACCTTCAGGAGATAGCAGAGGATGAGCTCGCCAAGGATTGGACCAAGCGGAGGATGAAGGATGACCTGGTGCCTGAAACCAAGCGG CTCAATTACACCAGACCGGGGCTTCCAAAGCTCAATCCGAGGCTGCTGGAAAACTGGAAGAATGAAGTGAAGGAGAAGGGCCACATCAACTGTCCCAACAAT TGCTGTGAAGCCATTTACTCCAGTGTCTCGGGGCTGAAAGCTCACCTGGCCAACTGCAACAAG GGGGACCACTTGGTGGGCAAGTATCGCTGCCTCCTGTGCCAGAAGGAGTTCAGCTCCGAAAGCGGGGTCAAGTACCACATCATCAAGGCTCACTCGGAG AACTGGTTCCGAACCTCCGCAGAGGCCAACcggaaaaagaaaagcagggaacAGCTTTCTTCcaacaaggaggagaaaaagaaaagcacaagtgggaagaaaagggggagaaaaccCAAGGAGAGGCCTCCAGAAACATCCCCAAAGGGCAGAGAGAGCGTGGCAGCAAAGACTAATCACAAGAAAACCCTCGAGCACTGGGAAGGCTCCCGAGGCAGCCCTGACGAGGATGAGCGCGTCCCCAAGCCCCCGAGCCAGCGGAAGGGGGGAGCCAGTAAGATGCCCGAGAAATGA
- the ZNF512B gene encoding zinc finger protein 512B isoform X2: protein MADSYACKGGRKTAGSNKPAASKESRTETRINPPAELPKLGNATSDKTEGRKKGRPKAENQALKDIPLPLMNQWKDEFKAHSRVKCPNSGCWLEFPSIYGLKYHYQRCQGGAISEKLTYSCSYCEAAFTSKTQLEKHRLWNHLDRPVPTSKAENKVPKAIGKSSGKKRAAESSACPTIHPKQAKTEKAVAQDHAENGECLAESRESKEFQIAAAEAMAAATPTAKSSSGKDAAQQGGSQASLQEEDPERMKHKSGRKQKTPKKFTGEQPSISGTFGLKGLVKAEDKAKAHRAKKLEGNTNTEELKKKPPGAGVKKETAVHLPAANPEDQWQREISEKGEVSCPTCSVITRKTIVGLKKHMDVCQKPVPVETTGLGEQEERERLRKVLKQMGKLKCPNEGCVANFSSLMGYQYHQKRCGKQLAEADKPVFSCPHCGKKYKSKAGHDYHVRSEHTASVSPPDTSTARGAGPSPAGVDCRAAEPVGRTEPGRAGPGKPPEEPEVKPEPGPIEDFERTPSGRIRRTSAQVAVFHLQEIAEDELAKDWTKRRMKDDLVPETKRLNYTRPGLPKLNPRLLENWKNEVKEKGHINCPNNCCEAIYSSVSGLKAHLANCNKGDHLVGKYRCLLCQKEFSSESGVKYHIIKAHSENWFRTSAEANRKKKSREQLSSNKEEKKKSTSGKKRGRKPKERPPETSPKGRESVAAKTNHKKTLEHWEGSRGSPDEDERVPKPPSQRKGGASKMPEK from the exons ATGGCGGATTCCTATGCCTGTAAAGGTGGAAGGAAAACTGCAGGCTCTAACAAACCCGCTGCCAGCAAGGAAAGCAGGACGGAGACGAGGATAAACCCGCCGGCAGAGCTGCCAAAGCTTG GAAATGCAACCAGTGACAAAACCgaaggcaggaagaaaggaCGACCCAAGGCTGAGAACCAGGCACTGAAAGACATCCCT CTCCCCCTGATGAACCAGTGGAAGGATGAATTCAAAGCCCACTCCAGGGTGAAATGTCCCAATTCAGGCTGCTGGCTGGAGTTCCCCAGCATTTATGGCTTGAAGTACCACTATCAGCGCTGCCAAGGG GGTGCGATCTCAGAGAAGCTGACCTATTCGTGCTCGTACTGCGAAGCTGCCTTCACCTCCAAAACCCAGCTAGAAAAGCATCGGCTCTGGAATCACTTGGACCGGCCAGTGCCAaccagcaaagcagaaaacaaagtgcCGAAGGCCATTGGGAAGAGCAGTGGCAAGAAAAG AGCTGCTGAGAGTTCAGCTTGCCCCACCATCCATCCCAAACAGGCAAAGACGGAAAAAGCCGTGGCCCAGGACCATGCCGAGAATGGCGAGTGCCTGGCGGAGAGCCGGGAGAGCAAGGAGTTTCAGATCGCAGCAGCTGAGGCAATGGCAGCTGCCACTCCCACGGCGAAGTCCTCGAGCGGCAAGGATGCTGCgcagcagggaggcagccaGGCCTCGCTGCAGGAGGAAGACCCTGAGAGGATGAAGCACA AGtcaggaaggaaacagaaaactcCTAAGAAATTTACGGGGGAGCAGCCGTCCATCTCGGGGACATTTGGACTGAAAG GTCTCGTCAAAGCAGAGGACAAGGCGAAAGCCCATCGAGCCAAGAAGCTGGAGGGGAACACCAACACGGAGGAGCTGAAAAAGAAACCTCCAGGAGCTGGTGTGAAGAAGGAAACCGCTGTGCATCTACCGGCAG CAAACCCCGAGGACCAGTGGCAGCGGGAGATCAGCGAGAAGGGAGAAGTGTCCTGTCCAACCTGCAGTGTTATAACCAGGAAAACTATTGTGGGGCTCAAAAAGCACATGGACGTCTGCCAGAAA CCTGTTCCTGTGGAAACCACTGGACTTGGTGAACAGGAAGAACGGGAAAGGCTGAGGAAAGTGCTAAAGCAGATGGGAAAACTGAAATGCCCCAATGAG GGCTGCGTGGCCAACTTCTCCAGCCTGATGGGCTACCAGTACCACCAGAAGCGGTGTGGGAAGCAGCTCGCCGAGGCTGACAAGCCTGTCTTCAGCTGTCCACACTGCGGCAAGAAGTACAAATCCAAGGCTGGCCACGACTACCATGTGCGGTCAGAACACACGGCTTCGGTGAGCCCCCCGGACACCTCCACAGCCCGAGGAGCGGGGCCATCCCCTGCCGGGGTtgactgcagagctgctgagcctGTGGGCAGGACAgagccgggcagggccgggccgggcaaG CCTCCAGAGGAGCCAGAGGTGAAGCCAGAGCCTGGCCCCATAGAAGATTTTGAGAGGACCCCGAGCGGCCGCATCCGTCGGACGTCGGCCCAAGTAGCCGTCTTCCACCTTCAGGAGATAGCAGAGGATGAGCTCGCCAAGGATTGGACCAAGCGGAGGATGAAGGATGACCTGGTGCCTGAAACCAAGCGG CTCAATTACACCAGACCGGGGCTTCCAAAGCTCAATCCGAGGCTGCTGGAAAACTGGAAGAATGAAGTGAAGGAGAAGGGCCACATCAACTGTCCCAACAAT TGCTGTGAAGCCATTTACTCCAGTGTCTCGGGGCTGAAAGCTCACCTGGCCAACTGCAACAAG GGGGACCACTTGGTGGGCAAGTATCGCTGCCTCCTGTGCCAGAAGGAGTTCAGCTCCGAAAGCGGGGTCAAGTACCACATCATCAAGGCTCACTCGGAG AACTGGTTCCGAACCTCCGCAGAGGCCAACcggaaaaagaaaagcagggaacAGCTTTCTTCcaacaaggaggagaaaaagaaaagcacaagtgggaagaaaagggggagaaaaccCAAGGAGAGGCCTCCAGAAACATCCCCAAAGGGCAGAGAGAGCGTGGCAGCAAAGACTAATCACAAGAAAACCCTCGAGCACTGGGAAGGCTCCCGAGGCAGCCCTGACGAGGATGAGCGCGTCCCCAAGCCCCCGAGCCAGCGGAAGGGGGGAGCCAGTAAGATGCCCGAGAAATGA
- the ZNF512B gene encoding zinc finger protein 512B isoform X8, with protein sequence MADSYACKGGRKTAGSNKPAASKESRTETRINPPAELPKLGNATSDKTEGRKKGRPKAENQALKDIPLPLMNQWKDEFKAHSRVKCPNSGCWLEFPSIYGLKYHYQRCQGGAISEKLTYSCSYCEAAFTSKTQLEKHRLWNHLDRPVPTSKAENKVPKAIGKSSGKKRAAESSACPTIHPKQAKTEKAVAQDHAENGECLAESRESKEFQIAAAEAMAAATPTAKSSSGKDAAQQGGSQASLQEEDPERMKHKSGRKQKTPKKFTGEQPSISGTFGLKGLVKAEDKAKAHRAKKLEGNTNTEELKKKPPGAGVKKETAVHLPAANPEDQWQREISEKGEVSCPTCSVITRKTIVGLKKHMDVCQKLQDALKCQHCKKQFKSKAGLNYHTMAEHVSKPVPVETTGLGEQEERERLRKVLKQMGKLKCPNEGCVANFSSLMGYQYHQKRCGKQLAEADKPVFSCPHCGKKYKSKAGHDYHVRSEHTASVSPPDTSTARGAGPSPAGVDCRAAEPVGRTEPGRAGPGKPPEEPEVKPEPGPIEDFERTPSGRIRRTSAQVAVFHLQEIAEDELAKDWTKRRMKDDLVPETKRLNYTRPGLPKLNPRLLENWKNEVKEKGHINCPNNCCEAIYSSVSGLKAHLANCNKGDHLVGKYRCLLCQKEFSSESGVKYHIIKAHSENWFRTSAEANRKKKSREQLSSNKEEKKKSTSGKKRGRKPKERPPETSPKGRESVAAKTNHKKTLEHWEGSRGSPDEDERVPKPPSQRKGGASKMPEK encoded by the exons ATGGCGGATTCCTATGCCTGTAAAGGTGGAAGGAAAACTGCAGGCTCTAACAAACCCGCTGCCAGCAAGGAAAGCAGGACGGAGACGAGGATAAACCCGCCGGCAGAGCTGCCAAAGCTTG GAAATGCAACCAGTGACAAAACCgaaggcaggaagaaaggaCGACCCAAGGCTGAGAACCAGGCACTGAAAGACATCCCT CTCCCCCTGATGAACCAGTGGAAGGATGAATTCAAAGCCCACTCCAGGGTGAAATGTCCCAATTCAGGCTGCTGGCTGGAGTTCCCCAGCATTTATGGCTTGAAGTACCACTATCAGCGCTGCCAAGGG GGTGCGATCTCAGAGAAGCTGACCTATTCGTGCTCGTACTGCGAAGCTGCCTTCACCTCCAAAACCCAGCTAGAAAAGCATCGGCTCTGGAATCACTTGGACCGGCCAGTGCCAaccagcaaagcagaaaacaaagtgcCGAAGGCCATTGGGAAGAGCAGTGGCAAGAAAAG AGCTGCTGAGAGTTCAGCTTGCCCCACCATCCATCCCAAACAGGCAAAGACGGAAAAAGCCGTGGCCCAGGACCATGCCGAGAATGGCGAGTGCCTGGCGGAGAGCCGGGAGAGCAAGGAGTTTCAGATCGCAGCAGCTGAGGCAATGGCAGCTGCCACTCCCACGGCGAAGTCCTCGAGCGGCAAGGATGCTGCgcagcagggaggcagccaGGCCTCGCTGCAGGAGGAAGACCCTGAGAGGATGAAGCACA AGtcaggaaggaaacagaaaactcCTAAGAAATTTACGGGGGAGCAGCCGTCCATCTCGGGGACATTTGGACTGAAAG GTCTCGTCAAAGCAGAGGACAAGGCGAAAGCCCATCGAGCCAAGAAGCTGGAGGGGAACACCAACACGGAGGAGCTGAAAAAGAAACCTCCAGGAGCTGGTGTGAAGAAGGAAACCGCTGTGCATCTACCGGCAG CAAACCCCGAGGACCAGTGGCAGCGGGAGATCAGCGAGAAGGGAGAAGTGTCCTGTCCAACCTGCAGTGTTATAACCAGGAAAACTATTGTGGGGCTCAAAAAGCACATGGACGTCTGCCAGAAA CTGCAGGATGCCTTGAAGTGTCAGCACTGCAAAAAACAGTTCAAGTCCAAAGCTGGGCTGAATTACCACACTATGGCTGAACACGTCAGCAAG CCTGTTCCTGTGGAAACCACTGGACTTGGTGAACAGGAAGAACGGGAAAGGCTGAGGAAAGTGCTAAAGCAGATGGGAAAACTGAAATGCCCCAATGAG GGCTGCGTGGCCAACTTCTCCAGCCTGATGGGCTACCAGTACCACCAGAAGCGGTGTGGGAAGCAGCTCGCCGAGGCTGACAAGCCTGTCTTCAGCTGTCCACACTGCGGCAAGAAGTACAAATCCAAGGCTGGCCACGACTACCATGTGCGGTCAGAACACACGGCTTCGGTGAGCCCCCCGGACACCTCCACAGCCCGAGGAGCGGGGCCATCCCCTGCCGGGGTtgactgcagagctgctgagcctGTGGGCAGGACAgagccgggcagggccgggccgggcaaG CCTCCAGAGGAGCCAGAGGTGAAGCCAGAGCCTGGCCCCATAGAAGATTTTGAGAGGACCCCGAGCGGCCGCATCCGTCGGACGTCGGCCCAAGTAGCCGTCTTCCACCTTCAGGAGATAGCAGAGGATGAGCTCGCCAAGGATTGGACCAAGCGGAGGATGAAGGATGACCTGGTGCCTGAAACCAAGCGG CTCAATTACACCAGACCGGGGCTTCCAAAGCTCAATCCGAGGCTGCTGGAAAACTGGAAGAATGAAGTGAAGGAGAAGGGCCACATCAACTGTCCCAACAAT TGCTGTGAAGCCATTTACTCCAGTGTCTCGGGGCTGAAAGCTCACCTGGCCAACTGCAACAAG GGGGACCACTTGGTGGGCAAGTATCGCTGCCTCCTGTGCCAGAAGGAGTTCAGCTCCGAAAGCGGGGTCAAGTACCACATCATCAAGGCTCACTCGGAG AACTGGTTCCGAACCTCCGCAGAGGCCAACcggaaaaagaaaagcagggaacAGCTTTCTTCcaacaaggaggagaaaaagaaaagcacaagtgggaagaaaagggggagaaaaccCAAGGAGAGGCCTCCAGAAACATCCCCAAAGGGCAGAGAGAGCGTGGCAGCAAAGACTAATCACAAGAAAACCCTCGAGCACTGGGAAGGCTCCCGAGGCAGCCCTGACGAGGATGAGCGCGTCCCCAAGCCCCCGAGCCAGCGGAAGGGGGGAGCCAGTAAGATGCCCGAGAAATGA
- the ZNF512B gene encoding zinc finger protein 512B isoform X4 has translation MADSYACKGGRKTAGSNKPAASKESRTETRINPPAELPKLGNATSDKTEGRKKGRPKAENQALKDIPLPLMNQWKDEFKAHSRVKCPNSGCWLEFPSIYGLKYHYQRCQGGAISEKLTYSCSYCEAAFTSKTQLEKHRLWNHLDRPVPTSKAENKVPKAIGKSSGKKRAAESSACPTIHPKQAKTEKAVAQDHAENGECLAESRESKEFQIAAAEAMAAATPTAKSSSGKDAAQQGGSQASLQEEDPERMKHKSGRKQKTPKKFTGEQPSISGTFGLKGLVKAEDKAKAHRAKKLEGNTNTEELKKKPPGAGVKKETAVHLPAANPEDQWQREISEKGEVSCPTCSVITRKTIVGLKKHMDVCQKLQDALKCQHCKKQFKSKAGLNYHTMAEHVSKGCVANFSSLMGYQYHQKRCGKQLAEADKPVFSCPHCGKKYKSKAGHDYHVRSEHTASVSPPDTSTARGAGPSPAGVDCRAAEPVGRTEPGRAGPGKPPEEPEVKPEPGPIEDFERTPSGRIRRTSAQVAVFHLQEIAEDELAKDWTKRRMKDDLVPETKRLNYTRPGLPKLNPRLLENWKNEVKEKGHINCPNNCCEAIYSSVSGLKAHLANCNKGDHLVGKYRCLLCQKEFSSESGVKYHIIKAHSENWFRTSAEANRKKKSREQLSSNKEEKKKSTSGKKRGRKPKERPPETSPKGRESVAAKTNHKKTLEHWEGSRGSPDEDERVPKPPSQRKGGASKMPEK, from the exons ATGGCGGATTCCTATGCCTGTAAAGGTGGAAGGAAAACTGCAGGCTCTAACAAACCCGCTGCCAGCAAGGAAAGCAGGACGGAGACGAGGATAAACCCGCCGGCAGAGCTGCCAAAGCTTG GAAATGCAACCAGTGACAAAACCgaaggcaggaagaaaggaCGACCCAAGGCTGAGAACCAGGCACTGAAAGACATCCCT CTCCCCCTGATGAACCAGTGGAAGGATGAATTCAAAGCCCACTCCAGGGTGAAATGTCCCAATTCAGGCTGCTGGCTGGAGTTCCCCAGCATTTATGGCTTGAAGTACCACTATCAGCGCTGCCAAGGG GGTGCGATCTCAGAGAAGCTGACCTATTCGTGCTCGTACTGCGAAGCTGCCTTCACCTCCAAAACCCAGCTAGAAAAGCATCGGCTCTGGAATCACTTGGACCGGCCAGTGCCAaccagcaaagcagaaaacaaagtgcCGAAGGCCATTGGGAAGAGCAGTGGCAAGAAAAG AGCTGCTGAGAGTTCAGCTTGCCCCACCATCCATCCCAAACAGGCAAAGACGGAAAAAGCCGTGGCCCAGGACCATGCCGAGAATGGCGAGTGCCTGGCGGAGAGCCGGGAGAGCAAGGAGTTTCAGATCGCAGCAGCTGAGGCAATGGCAGCTGCCACTCCCACGGCGAAGTCCTCGAGCGGCAAGGATGCTGCgcagcagggaggcagccaGGCCTCGCTGCAGGAGGAAGACCCTGAGAGGATGAAGCACA AGtcaggaaggaaacagaaaactcCTAAGAAATTTACGGGGGAGCAGCCGTCCATCTCGGGGACATTTGGACTGAAAG GTCTCGTCAAAGCAGAGGACAAGGCGAAAGCCCATCGAGCCAAGAAGCTGGAGGGGAACACCAACACGGAGGAGCTGAAAAAGAAACCTCCAGGAGCTGGTGTGAAGAAGGAAACCGCTGTGCATCTACCGGCAG CAAACCCCGAGGACCAGTGGCAGCGGGAGATCAGCGAGAAGGGAGAAGTGTCCTGTCCAACCTGCAGTGTTATAACCAGGAAAACTATTGTGGGGCTCAAAAAGCACATGGACGTCTGCCAGAAA CTGCAGGATGCCTTGAAGTGTCAGCACTGCAAAAAACAGTTCAAGTCCAAAGCTGGGCTGAATTACCACACTATGGCTGAACACGTCAGCAAG GGCTGCGTGGCCAACTTCTCCAGCCTGATGGGCTACCAGTACCACCAGAAGCGGTGTGGGAAGCAGCTCGCCGAGGCTGACAAGCCTGTCTTCAGCTGTCCACACTGCGGCAAGAAGTACAAATCCAAGGCTGGCCACGACTACCATGTGCGGTCAGAACACACGGCTTCGGTGAGCCCCCCGGACACCTCCACAGCCCGAGGAGCGGGGCCATCCCCTGCCGGGGTtgactgcagagctgctgagcctGTGGGCAGGACAgagccgggcagggccgggccgggcaaG CCTCCAGAGGAGCCAGAGGTGAAGCCAGAGCCTGGCCCCATAGAAGATTTTGAGAGGACCCCGAGCGGCCGCATCCGTCGGACGTCGGCCCAAGTAGCCGTCTTCCACCTTCAGGAGATAGCAGAGGATGAGCTCGCCAAGGATTGGACCAAGCGGAGGATGAAGGATGACCTGGTGCCTGAAACCAAGCGG CTCAATTACACCAGACCGGGGCTTCCAAAGCTCAATCCGAGGCTGCTGGAAAACTGGAAGAATGAAGTGAAGGAGAAGGGCCACATCAACTGTCCCAACAAT TGCTGTGAAGCCATTTACTCCAGTGTCTCGGGGCTGAAAGCTCACCTGGCCAACTGCAACAAG GGGGACCACTTGGTGGGCAAGTATCGCTGCCTCCTGTGCCAGAAGGAGTTCAGCTCCGAAAGCGGGGTCAAGTACCACATCATCAAGGCTCACTCGGAG AACTGGTTCCGAACCTCCGCAGAGGCCAACcggaaaaagaaaagcagggaacAGCTTTCTTCcaacaaggaggagaaaaagaaaagcacaagtgggaagaaaagggggagaaaaccCAAGGAGAGGCCTCCAGAAACATCCCCAAAGGGCAGAGAGAGCGTGGCAGCAAAGACTAATCACAAGAAAACCCTCGAGCACTGGGAAGGCTCCCGAGGCAGCCCTGACGAGGATGAGCGCGTCCCCAAGCCCCCGAGCCAGCGGAAGGGGGGAGCCAGTAAGATGCCCGAGAAATGA